A stretch of the Mycolicibacterium celeriflavum genome encodes the following:
- a CDS encoding flavin-containing monooxygenase translates to MTADAQARPTHPESTVDRDELRAHLRDADAGVLVAVLAQLTGDPSVVDRYGPKITHVPDPPERAGTTDADTRDALVTAVIEAIDSPRPPDAPAPDDPVLFARLLPLALGSDVEDEFVPLLLEQGGFQLSQPTLPRTVPIPETTTVAIIGAGIAGIITALAAADAGVRYQIFDRNDEVGGTWLTTRYPGIGVDTPSAYYSLSREVNPDWSSYYPQGAEYQSYLVALADKYGLREHTRFGTEVEALWWDDERKQWQIHAVDRNGNRDVSHATVVVTAAGYLNRPRWPDLKGRETFEGISIHSAQWDPSLDLTGKRVAIIGAGCTAVQIVDACVNEVEHLTVFQRQPHWVAPRKRPSDDVPEHRRFLGRHLPYYANWHRLKSYWATADNNYPVILRDPEWAKDHLSISQANDVLLQMCLTYITETFGEGTELAKKVTPDFAPYGKRIIRDPGGYYAALTRDHVDVEASEPAAVNPKGIVTQDGRQIDVDVIIYATGYHLDFLSTVDIRGRGGRTLQDEWRDSPRAYRGGTVPGFPNMFINSAPNYSPGHGAGANFSMEVMAHYIIECLHLMALREASAMEVTREAYDEYVDQIDDAMSRTVWCHTPNAHTYYRSGSGRVVVATPYRLVDVWHQHRAPIEEHFELS, encoded by the coding sequence GTGACTGCTGATGCTCAAGCCAGGCCGACGCACCCGGAGTCGACGGTCGACCGCGACGAACTGAGGGCGCACCTGCGCGATGCGGACGCTGGTGTGCTGGTCGCGGTGCTCGCGCAGCTGACGGGCGATCCATCAGTCGTCGACCGGTACGGACCCAAGATCACCCACGTGCCGGATCCGCCCGAGCGCGCGGGCACCACCGATGCCGACACCAGGGACGCGCTCGTCACGGCCGTGATCGAGGCGATCGACTCTCCGCGGCCTCCAGACGCCCCGGCGCCCGACGACCCGGTACTGTTCGCCCGGCTGTTGCCGCTGGCACTCGGTTCCGACGTCGAGGACGAGTTCGTTCCACTGCTGCTCGAACAGGGCGGTTTCCAACTGTCCCAACCGACGCTGCCGCGCACGGTGCCGATCCCGGAGACCACGACAGTGGCGATCATCGGCGCCGGGATCGCCGGCATCATCACCGCGCTCGCCGCCGCCGACGCTGGTGTGCGCTACCAGATCTTCGACCGCAACGACGAAGTCGGCGGCACCTGGCTGACGACCAGGTATCCCGGGATCGGGGTGGACACTCCGTCGGCGTACTACTCGCTGTCGCGGGAAGTGAATCCCGACTGGTCGAGCTACTACCCGCAGGGCGCGGAGTACCAGAGCTATTTGGTTGCCCTCGCCGACAAGTACGGCCTGCGCGAGCACACCCGGTTCGGTACCGAGGTGGAAGCTCTGTGGTGGGACGACGAGCGCAAGCAATGGCAGATCCACGCGGTCGACCGGAACGGCAACCGCGACGTCAGCCACGCCACGGTGGTGGTCACGGCCGCGGGCTACCTCAACCGCCCGCGGTGGCCGGACCTCAAGGGGCGGGAGACCTTCGAGGGCATCAGCATTCACTCGGCGCAGTGGGACCCGTCGCTCGACCTGACCGGCAAGCGGGTGGCGATCATCGGCGCAGGATGCACTGCCGTGCAGATCGTCGACGCCTGCGTGAACGAGGTCGAGCATCTGACGGTCTTCCAACGACAGCCGCACTGGGTCGCGCCGCGCAAGCGGCCGTCCGACGACGTTCCGGAGCACCGTCGATTCCTGGGCCGCCACCTGCCGTACTACGCGAACTGGCACCGGCTGAAGTCGTACTGGGCTACCGCCGACAACAACTATCCCGTCATCCTGCGGGATCCCGAGTGGGCCAAGGACCACCTGTCGATCTCGCAGGCCAACGACGTACTTCTGCAGATGTGCCTGACCTACATCACCGAAACCTTCGGTGAGGGAACCGAACTGGCGAAGAAGGTGACACCGGATTTCGCGCCCTACGGTAAGCGGATCATTCGCGACCCGGGCGGCTACTACGCGGCGCTGACGCGAGACCACGTCGACGTGGAGGCCAGCGAACCGGCCGCGGTGAACCCGAAAGGCATTGTCACGCAGGACGGCAGGCAGATCGACGTGGACGTCATCATCTACGCCACCGGATACCATCTCGACTTCCTGTCCACGGTTGACATCCGTGGTCGCGGCGGTCGGACGTTGCAAGATGAGTGGCGCGACAGCCCACGCGCGTACCGCGGCGGCACGGTGCCCGGTTTTCCCAACATGTTCATCAATTCGGCGCCGAATTACAGTCCCGGTCACGGGGCCGGCGCGAACTTCTCGATGGAAGTGATGGCGCACTACATCATCGAATGCCTGCATCTGATGGCGCTGCGTGAGGCCTCCGCCATGGAGGTCACGCGCGAGGCCTACGACGAGTACGTCGACCAGATCGACGACGCAATGTCCCGGACAGTGTGGTGCCACACGCCGAACGCACACACCTACTACCGGTCGGGTTCGGGCCGTGTCGTGGTAGCCACGCCGTATCGCCTGGTCGACGTGTGGCACCAGCATCGGGCGCCCATCGAAGAACACTTCGAGCTGTCATGA
- a CDS encoding SDR family NAD(P)-dependent oxidoreductase, whose product MTGLLEGRTALVTGSSRGIGRAVAQRLAAEGATVVVTARSFEPSASVRGGAVTALPGTIAETIELIEHAGGKALGIAADLENPEQRERLVDEVVEHTGGLDILVNNAGFADYARVEDMALDTFDRTLEHYLRTPFVLTKTAVPHMRKQGAGWIVNIGSVTGIAPVRPYREYNKTSGDVIYASCKAALHRFTQGVAAELLDDDIAVNCVGPSTAIRTPGASQLIPDSFPTEPVEYLAETVLAMCHRPAAERTGLVAFSLHYPWSQRLAVHSLDGATVLPPLEPPATANPNILPAGM is encoded by the coding sequence ATGACTGGATTGCTGGAAGGTAGGACAGCGCTCGTCACGGGCAGCAGCCGTGGCATCGGGCGTGCTGTGGCGCAACGACTCGCGGCCGAAGGCGCCACGGTCGTCGTGACGGCCCGTTCGTTCGAACCCTCGGCGTCGGTGCGCGGTGGCGCGGTGACTGCGTTGCCGGGCACAATCGCCGAGACCATCGAGTTGATCGAGCACGCTGGTGGCAAAGCGCTCGGGATCGCCGCCGACCTCGAAAACCCCGAGCAGCGCGAGCGTTTGGTCGACGAGGTCGTCGAACACACCGGTGGACTCGACATCCTGGTCAACAATGCGGGCTTCGCCGACTACGCGCGGGTCGAGGACATGGCTCTCGACACTTTCGACCGCACCCTCGAGCACTACCTACGCACGCCGTTCGTGCTTACCAAGACCGCCGTGCCACACATGCGCAAGCAGGGCGCGGGCTGGATCGTCAACATCGGGTCGGTGACCGGCATCGCACCGGTGCGGCCGTACCGGGAATACAACAAGACGTCGGGCGACGTCATCTACGCGTCGTGCAAAGCCGCGCTGCACCGGTTCACCCAGGGTGTTGCGGCCGAACTGCTCGACGACGACATCGCGGTCAACTGCGTCGGCCCGTCCACCGCGATTCGTACACCCGGTGCGTCCCAACTGATTCCCGACTCCTTTCCGACCGAACCGGTGGAGTACCTGGCCGAGACGGTGCTGGCGATGTGCCACCGGCCGGCGGCCGAACGCACCGGTCTGGTCGCGTTCAGCCTGCACTATCCGTGGTCGCAACGGCTTGCGGTGCACAGCCTCGACGGTGCGACGGTGCTGCCGCCGCTGGAACCGCCCGCGACGGCGAACCCCAACATCCTCCCGGCTGGCATGTAG
- a CDS encoding IS110 family RNA-guided transposase, whose protein sequence is MKVQRTSVGLDVHARSVVACGLDGDTGELFERRLTPDHGEIVAWLNDLPGPVAATYESGPTGFVLARSINAAGIRCSVAASSKLQRPVGDRVKTDKRDARHLARLLHLGEIVEVEIPSVEQESARDLFRAREACRKDLMAARNRLSKLLLRRGIVYYGGTAWSRNHERWLQSQRFDDPALAIAYDTAFDTMLTTTARRDRLDAAITAMAADSTFTPVVTRLGCLRGVSTLTAFGLATEIGDWHRLTGRSIGAYLGLVPCEYSTGDNRTQGGLTRTGNTHARRLLIEAAWHHRPAYRPGEVMRRRWDAASAAARARGQHANRRLHARWVRFNERRKRPVVANAAIARELAGWCWSLAVMED, encoded by the coding sequence GTGAAGGTTCAGCGTACGAGTGTTGGTTTGGATGTGCACGCACGTTCGGTGGTTGCGTGCGGTCTTGATGGTGACACCGGAGAGCTCTTCGAGCGGCGATTGACCCCGGATCACGGCGAGATCGTGGCGTGGCTGAACGACCTTCCGGGTCCGGTGGCCGCGACCTACGAGTCCGGCCCGACGGGGTTTGTGTTGGCGCGCAGCATCAACGCCGCCGGGATCAGGTGTTCGGTCGCCGCGTCGTCGAAGCTGCAGCGTCCGGTCGGTGATCGAGTCAAGACCGATAAACGCGATGCTCGCCATCTGGCCCGGTTGTTACATTTGGGCGAAATTGTGGAAGTCGAGATCCCTAGTGTTGAGCAGGAATCCGCACGCGATCTGTTCCGCGCGCGTGAGGCCTGCCGCAAAGATCTGATGGCCGCACGCAACCGGCTCTCGAAGCTGCTGCTGCGCCGGGGCATCGTCTACTACGGCGGGACGGCCTGGTCGCGCAATCACGAGCGATGGCTGCAAAGCCAGCGGTTCGACGACCCCGCGCTGGCGATCGCCTACGACACCGCCTTCGACACGATGCTGACCACCACCGCTCGCCGTGACCGCCTCGATGCAGCCATCACCGCGATGGCCGCCGATTCCACGTTCACCCCGGTGGTGACGCGGCTGGGGTGTCTGCGCGGTGTTTCCACGTTGACGGCGTTCGGGTTGGCCACCGAAATCGGTGACTGGCATCGGCTGACCGGCCGCTCGATCGGCGCCTATCTCGGGCTGGTGCCCTGCGAGTACTCCACGGGAGACAATCGGACCCAGGGCGGGCTGACCCGTACCGGCAACACCCACGCACGCCGGTTGCTGATCGAGGCGGCCTGGCATCACCGGCCAGCGTATCGGCCCGGCGAGGTGATGCGACGACGCTGGGATGCCGCCTCGGCGGCGGCACGGGCCCGCGGCCAGCACGCCAACCGACGACTGCACGCCCGCTGGGTGCGATTCAACGAACGCCGCAAACGCCCCGTGGTGGCCAACGCCGCCATCGCTCGCGAGCTGGCCGGCTGGTGCTGGTCATTGGCCGTCATGGAGGACTGA